Proteins encoded in a region of the Brassica napus cultivar Da-Ae unplaced genomic scaffold, Da-Ae ScsIHWf_2705;HRSCAF=3466, whole genome shotgun sequence genome:
- the LOC106356535 gene encoding dephospho-CoA kinase, whose amino-acid sequence MRIVGLTGGIASGKSTVSNLFKASGIPVVDADVVARNVLKKGSGGWKRVVAAFGEEILLPSREVDRPKLGQMVFSSDSKRQLLNKLMAPYISTGIFWEILKQWAKGAKVIVVDIPLLFEVKMDKWTKPIVVVWVSQETQLKRLMGRDGLSEEDAGNRVMAQMSLDLKRSKADVVIENNGDLDHLNQQFSKVLSEIRRPLTWTEFWRSRQGTFSVLGLVTSGLFVCKHFSIGP is encoded by the exons ATGAGAATCGTAGGGCTAACGGGAGGCATAGCGTCTGGGAAGAGTACAGTCTCCAACCTCTTTAAGGCTAGTGGCATTCCCGTTGTTGACGCTGATGTCGTTGCACGA AATGTGTTGAAGAAAGGAAGCGGTGGATGGAAAAGAGTAGTTGCAGCTTTCGGGGAGGAGATTCTTCTTCCTAGTAGAGAAGTGGACCGGCCAAAACTCGGTCAGATGGTCTTCTCTTCAGATTCCAAGCGCCAACTTCTAAACAA GCTGATGGCTCCATACATATCAACTGGTATCTTTTGGGAGATtctgaaacaatgggcgaaagGAGCTAAAGTGATCGTTGTCGATATCCCGTTGCTGTTCGAAGTGAAGATGGATAAATGGACGAAACCCATTGTTGTCGTGTGGGTCAGTCAAGAAACTCAGCTCAAGAGACTGATGGGGAGAGATGGACTGAGCGAGGAAGATGCCGGAAACAGAGTGATGGCTCAGATGTCGTTGGATTTGAAAAGAAGCAAGGCTGATGTTGTGATCGAGAATAATGGAGATCTCGACCACCTCAACCAACAGTTCAGTAAGGTATTGTCTGAAATCAGAAGACCACTGACTTGGACTGAGTTTTGGCGTTCAAGACAAGGAACCTTCTCGGTTCTTGGTTTGGTGACTTCAGGACTCTTTGTTTGCAAACATTTCAGTATTGGCCCTTAG
- the LOC125601950 gene encoding protein CENTRORADIALIS-like, protein MARISADPLMVGRVIGDVVDSCLQAVKMTVTYNCDKQVYNGHELFPSAVTNKPKVEVHGGDMRSFFTLVMTDPDVPGPSDPYLREHLHWIVTDIPGTTDVTFGNEIVGYEMPRPNIGIHRFVYLLFKQNRRGSVVSVPSYRDQFNTRMFAHDNDLGLPVAAVFFNCQRETAARRR, encoded by the exons ATGGCCCGGATTTCAGCAGACCCACTTATGGTTGGAAGAGTGATCGGAGACGTTGTGGACAGTTGTTTGCAGGCAGTGAAAATGACTGTGACTTATAACTGCGACAAGCAAGTCTACAATGGCCATGAACTTTTCCCTTCTGCAGTTACAAACAAACCAAAGGTTGAAGTTCATGGGGGTGACATGAGGTCATTCTTCACTTTG GTCATGACTGATCCTGATGTCCCAGGACCTAGCGATCCTTATCTCAGGGAGCATTTGCACTG GATTGTTACCGATATCCCAGGGACAACCGACGTGACATTTG GAAATGAAATAGTAGGGTACGAGATGCCTCGGCCAAACATAGGGATCCACCGATTTGTGTACTTGCTTTTCAAGCAGAACCGTAGGGGAAGTGTTGTTTCTGTGCCGTCTTACAGAGACCAGTTCAACACTCGTATGTTTGCACATGATAATGATCTCGGTCTACCCGTTGCAGCAGTTTTCTTCAACTGTCAGCGTGAGACCGCCGCTAGACGCCGTTGA